The following proteins are encoded in a genomic region of Polycladomyces zharkentensis:
- the aceB gene encoding malate synthase A: MPTQTTQYAEGVEVERVTPTFAEILTPEAVAFVAGLERKFGGRRIELLQRRAERQKRFDAGEKPGFLPETVEIRKGDWKIAPVPEDLQDRRVEITGPAGDRKMVINALNSGAKVFMADFEDANSPTWENTVGGQIHLRDAIRRQIDFVTPEGKAYKLKEKTATLIVRPRGWHLVEKHMRVDGKPVSASLFDFGLYFFHNARELMKRGTGPYFYLPKMESHLEARLWNDVFVYAQEQLGIPRGTIKATVLIETILAAFEMDEILYELREHAAGLNCGRWDYIFSYIKTLRNHPDVILPDRGEVTMTVPFMRAYTQLTVKTCHKRGAHAIGGMAAQIPVKHDPEANERALQKVREDKEREARDGHDGTWVAHPGLVPVAMEVFDRMMPTANQVNRQRDDVQVSEEDLLEVPTGAITEQGLRNNISVGIQYLEAWLRGYGAVAINHLMEDAATAEISRAQVWQWIRHPKGVLDDGRKVTLELVETLLQEELAKIREQIGEETFQAGQYELAAQLFMEWTRQNELIDFLTLPAYQYLD; the protein is encoded by the coding sequence TTGCCGACACAGACGACGCAGTATGCGGAAGGAGTCGAGGTGGAACGGGTTACCCCGACATTTGCGGAGATCCTGACGCCGGAAGCGGTGGCGTTTGTGGCCGGGTTGGAACGGAAATTCGGCGGGCGGCGAATCGAGCTGCTTCAGCGACGGGCCGAGCGGCAGAAACGGTTTGACGCCGGCGAGAAACCGGGTTTTCTTCCGGAGACGGTGGAGATCCGCAAAGGGGATTGGAAAATCGCACCCGTGCCTGAGGATTTGCAGGATCGGCGGGTGGAAATCACCGGACCCGCGGGGGATCGCAAGATGGTGATCAATGCGCTTAATTCCGGCGCGAAAGTCTTCATGGCTGACTTTGAAGATGCCAACTCCCCGACTTGGGAAAACACGGTGGGAGGCCAGATTCACCTGCGGGACGCGATCCGCCGTCAGATTGATTTCGTCACGCCGGAAGGAAAAGCGTACAAACTGAAGGAAAAAACGGCCACCCTGATTGTACGGCCGCGCGGTTGGCATCTGGTGGAAAAGCACATGAGGGTGGACGGAAAACCGGTATCAGCCAGTCTGTTCGACTTCGGTCTCTACTTCTTCCACAATGCGCGGGAGTTGATGAAGCGAGGTACCGGCCCTTACTTCTACCTTCCCAAAATGGAGAGCCATTTGGAGGCGCGACTGTGGAATGATGTATTCGTGTATGCGCAGGAGCAGTTGGGCATTCCACGGGGCACCATCAAGGCAACTGTGTTGATCGAAACGATTCTGGCCGCGTTCGAGATGGATGAAATCCTGTACGAATTGCGGGAACACGCGGCTGGTCTCAACTGTGGACGCTGGGACTACATTTTCAGTTATATCAAAACCCTGCGTAACCACCCCGACGTCATTTTACCCGACCGGGGCGAAGTGACGATGACGGTCCCTTTCATGCGGGCATACACCCAACTGACCGTCAAAACCTGTCACAAGCGGGGGGCTCACGCGATCGGCGGGATGGCCGCGCAGATCCCGGTGAAACATGACCCGGAAGCCAATGAGCGGGCATTGCAAAAGGTGCGCGAGGACAAGGAACGGGAAGCGCGCGATGGACACGACGGCACGTGGGTGGCTCATCCTGGATTGGTGCCGGTGGCGATGGAAGTGTTTGACCGGATGATGCCGACGGCCAACCAAGTGAACCGCCAGCGGGACGACGTACAAGTGTCAGAGGAAGACTTGCTGGAAGTGCCGACGGGAGCCATCACGGAACAGGGTTTGCGCAACAACATTTCTGTGGGGATCCAGTACCTGGAAGCGTGGTTGAGAGGATACGGGGCCGTAGCCATCAACCACCTGATGGAGGATGCCGCCACCGCGGAAATTTCGCGGGCACAGGTTTGGCAGTGGATTCGTCATCCCAAAGGTGTACTTGATGACGGGCGGAAAGTGACATTGGAGCTGGTGGAAACGTTGCTGCAGGAAGAGTTGGCGAAAATCCGGGAACAAATCGGGGAAGAAACTTTCCAAGCCGGTCAGTATGAACTGGCGGCCCAATTGTTTATGGAGTGGACCCGACAGAATGAGTTGATTGATTTCCTCACCCTGCCGGCCTATCAGTATCTGGACTAA
- the aceA gene encoding isocitrate lyase, with protein sequence MIDQAEVKKLQEEWENDERWKGIERPYSPEDVLRLRGSIQIEYTLARKGAERLWHLLHTEHHVKALGALTGNQAVQQVKAGLKAIYLSGWQVAADANLAGQMYPDQSLYPSNSVPHVVKRINQALQRADQIEHAEGKSDTYWFAPIVADAEAGFGGPLNVFELMKSMIEAGAAGVHFEDQLSSEKKCGHLGGKVLLPTQQAIRNLVAARLAADVMGVPTVLIARTDANAAQLITSDIDPRDREFITGERTPEGFFRTRGGLDAAIARGLAYAPYADLIWCETSEPNLEEARRFAEAIHEKFPGKLLAYNCSPSFNWKKKLDDETIARFQHELGEMGYKFQFVTLAGFHALNHSMFELARNYRDRGMAAYAELQQAEFASEKYGYTATRHQREVGTGYFDEVSMVISGGTASTTALAGSTETEQFTA encoded by the coding sequence ATGATCGACCAAGCCGAAGTGAAAAAATTGCAGGAAGAATGGGAAAACGACGAGCGTTGGAAAGGGATTGAACGTCCGTATTCACCGGAAGACGTCCTTCGTTTGCGCGGTTCCATTCAAATCGAATACACCTTGGCCCGCAAAGGCGCCGAGCGCCTGTGGCACTTGCTCCACACCGAGCATCACGTAAAGGCCTTGGGTGCGTTGACCGGAAACCAAGCCGTTCAACAGGTCAAGGCCGGATTGAAAGCGATCTACCTGAGTGGCTGGCAAGTGGCGGCGGATGCCAACCTGGCCGGTCAGATGTACCCGGATCAAAGCCTGTATCCCTCCAACAGCGTGCCGCATGTCGTAAAACGGATCAATCAGGCGTTGCAACGGGCCGATCAAATTGAACATGCGGAAGGAAAATCCGACACGTATTGGTTTGCCCCGATCGTCGCCGACGCAGAAGCGGGTTTCGGCGGTCCGCTCAATGTGTTTGAGCTGATGAAAAGCATGATTGAAGCGGGAGCAGCCGGGGTTCACTTTGAGGATCAGCTGTCCTCGGAGAAGAAATGCGGTCACCTGGGTGGAAAAGTGCTTCTGCCGACGCAACAGGCGATTCGCAACCTGGTCGCCGCCCGCCTCGCTGCGGACGTGATGGGGGTCCCCACCGTGCTGATTGCCCGGACGGACGCAAACGCCGCTCAGTTGATCACCAGCGATATCGATCCGCGAGATCGGGAATTCATCACAGGTGAGCGGACACCGGAAGGTTTCTTCCGCACACGGGGCGGATTGGATGCCGCGATTGCACGCGGTTTGGCCTATGCACCGTACGCCGATTTGATCTGGTGTGAAACGTCCGAACCCAATCTGGAAGAAGCCCGCCGATTTGCGGAGGCGATTCACGAGAAGTTCCCGGGCAAACTGCTCGCCTACAACTGCTCACCATCGTTTAACTGGAAGAAAAAACTGGATGACGAGACGATTGCCCGCTTCCAACACGAATTGGGCGAAATGGGCTACAAGTTCCAGTTCGTCACGCTGGCCGGGTTCCATGCGCTCAACCACAGCATGTTCGAGTTGGCGCGAAACTACCGCGACCGTGGCATGGCAGCCTACGCCGAATTGCAGCAAGCCGAGTTTGCCAGCGAGAAGTACGGTTACACGGCTACGCGCCATCAGCGCGAAGTGGGGACCGGTTACTTTGACGAGGTGTCGATGGTGATCTCCGGCGGTACCGCTTCGACGACGGCACTGGCGGGATCGACCGAAACCGAGCAATTCACTGCCTGA
- a CDS encoding fructosamine kinase family protein, with amino-acid sequence MRSHTDMSTLHEALQTVGETPESIVSVQAVSGGSISRAFQIETDKHTYFFKWKQGAPDGFFRAERDGLRLLADAGARVPEVYAFRDGHDGWILMEWIPAPDMGDSSHRTAEALGGMLAALHRHPGKAYGLDTDNFIGPLPQANGWMDSWTDFYRERRLLPQIRLAARQHRLPSARAKRLNRLLDRLEKWLDIPDIRPALLHGDLWGGNWIAGKGNIPWLIDPAVYYGHREVDLAMSELFGGFPPAFYAAYREVYPLEPGYEDRKPLYQLYYLLVHLNLFGESYGPDIDRICGRYVG; translated from the coding sequence ATGCGTTCCCATACGGACATGTCCACTTTGCATGAGGCGTTGCAAACCGTCGGTGAAACCCCCGAATCCATCGTATCCGTTCAAGCGGTTTCCGGGGGCAGTATCAGCCGTGCCTTTCAGATTGAGACGGACAAGCACACCTATTTTTTTAAATGGAAACAGGGGGCCCCTGACGGTTTTTTCCGTGCCGAACGGGACGGACTTCGTCTGTTGGCCGATGCGGGTGCTCGTGTCCCTGAGGTGTACGCATTCCGTGATGGGCATGACGGTTGGATTTTGATGGAGTGGATTCCTGCACCGGACATGGGAGACTCTTCTCATCGTACTGCCGAAGCATTGGGTGGGATGCTGGCCGCGCTTCACCGTCATCCGGGGAAAGCGTACGGCTTGGATACGGATAATTTCATCGGTCCGCTCCCGCAAGCAAACGGCTGGATGGACAGCTGGACCGACTTTTACCGCGAGCGACGGTTGCTTCCGCAAATCCGGCTGGCCGCACGGCAACACCGTCTTCCCTCTGCGAGAGCGAAACGGTTAAACAGACTGTTGGATCGCCTGGAGAAATGGCTGGACATCCCGGACATCCGTCCCGCATTGCTTCATGGCGATTTGTGGGGCGGCAATTGGATAGCGGGAAAGGGAAATATCCCTTGGCTGATCGACCCGGCGGTATATTACGGCCACCGGGAAGTGGATCTGGCCATGAGCGAACTTTTTGGCGGTTTTCCACCCGCTTTTTACGCGGCCTACCGAGAGGTATACCCACTGGAGCCGGGTTACGAGGATCGAAAACCGTTGTACCAACTCTATTACTTGTTGGTGCATCTCAATTTGTTCGGCGAATCGTACGGACCCGACATCGACCGAATTTGCGGGCGGTACGTGGGATGA